The following are from one region of the Myxocyprinus asiaticus isolate MX2 ecotype Aquarium Trade chromosome 2, UBuf_Myxa_2, whole genome shotgun sequence genome:
- the mettl3 gene encoding N6-adenosine-methyltransferase subunit METTL3 isoform X2, which translates to MSDTWSHIQAHKKQLDSLRERLQRRRKDNTQLSIEIGSGEGVSARSDSPGPALQSLPQLEVEQPPDPELERRLLGYLSDLNLSLPIDSLAITNQLSTSESPVSHACIQSLLLKFSAQELIEVRQPSITASSSSSSSTLVISVDHTKLWAMIGSAAQPQRTAVKRKGDDIHQKRAPGSSPLLQAPSSPPKRSSVSLASASNLQLTGSSGGGGGAVEKKGRGNKVQASHLDMEIESLLSQQSTKEQQSKKVSQEILELLNTSSAKEQSIVEKFRSRGRAQVQEFCDYGTKEECVQSGETPQPCTKLHFRRIINKHTDESLGDCSFLNTCFHMDTCKYVHYEIDSPPEAEGDPLGPQAGATELGLHSTVGDSNVGKLFPSQWICCDIRYLDVSILGKFAVVMADPPWDIHMELPYGTLTDDEMRKLNIPILQDDGFLFLWVTGRAMELGRECLSLWGYERVDEIIWVKTNQLQRIIRTGRTGHWLNHGKEHCLVGVKGNPQGFNRGLDCDVIVAEVRSTSHKPDEIYGMIERLSPGTRKIELFGRPHNVQPNWITLGNQLDGIHLLDPEVVARFKKRYPDGVISKPKNM; encoded by the exons ATGTCGGACACATGGAGTCACATCCAAGCGCACAAAAAGCAGCTGGACTCACTGCGAGAGAGGCTGCAGAGGAGAAGAAAAGACAACACTCAACTGAGCATTG AGATTGGAAGTGGTGAGGGAGTATCTGCAAGGAGCGACAGCCCAGGACCGGCCCTCCAGAGTCTGCCACAGCTGGAAGTTGAGCAGCCTCCAGACCCAGAACTAGAGAGACGGCTGCTGGGATACCTGTCTGACTTGAATCTTTCTTTGCCAATCGATTCCCTTGCTATCACCAACCAGCTAAGCACA TCTGAATCTCCAGTTTCCCATGCCTGCATCCAAAGTCTCCTACTCAAATTTTCTGCTCAAGAGCTTATTGAGGTTCGGCAGCCTTCCATCACtgcctcttcatcctcctcctcctctaccCTCGTTATATCTGTCGATCACACCAAACTATGGGCTATGATAGGGAGTGCAGCCCAGCCACAGAGAACTGCCGTCAAAAGAAAAGGAGATGACATTCATCAAAAAAGAGCTCCAGGCTCCTCCCCTTTGCTTCAAGCACCATCTTCTCCTCCCAAGAGATCGTCTGTCTCGCTGGCATCTGCCTCCAACCTGCAGCTTACCGGATCATCTGGGGGTGGAGGGGGTGCTGTTGAGAAAAAGGGGCGGGGCAATAAGGTCCAAGCATCTCACCTGGACATGGAGATTGAGAGTCTACTGAGCCAGCAGTCCACCAAGGAACAGCAAAGCAAAAAG GTGAGCCAAGAGATCCTAGAGCTGTTGAACACTAGTTCAGCGAAGGAGCAGTCGATTGTGGAGAAGTTCCGCTCGCGAGGCAGAGCTCAAGTGCAGGAGTTCTGCGATTATGGGACCAAAGAGGAGTGTGTGCAATCTGGGGAAACACCTCAGCCCTGCACCAAGCTGCACTTCAG GCGCATCATTAATAAACACACAGATGAGAGCTTGGGCGACTGCTCCTTTCTGAACACCTGTTTCCACATGGACACTTGTAAATATGTGCACTATGAGATTGACAGCCCTCCTGAAGCAGAGGGTGACCCCTTGGGGCCACAAGCAGGTGCCACTGAGCTTGGACTGCACTCCACTGTAGGAGATAGCAACGTGGGCAAGCTGTTTCCTTCACAG TGGATTTGCTGTGATATCCGTTATCTGGATGTGTCCATCCTGGGGAAGTTTGCAGTGGTGATGGCCGACCCACCGTGGGACATCCACATGGAGCTTCCCTATGGAACGCTCACAGACGACGAGATGAGGAAACTCAACATTCCTATATTGCAGGATGACGGTTTCCTCTTCCTCTGGGTGACAGGAAG AGCTATGGAGCTGGGTCGAGAGTGTCTGAGTTTATGGGG cTATGAGCGTGTAGATGAGATTATCTGGGTAAAGACCAACCAGCTCCAGCGAATAATTCGCACTGGAAGGACTGGACACTGGCTGAATCATGGCAAAGAGCATTGCTTg GTGGGTGTAAAAGGAAACCCACAAGGTTTTAACAGAGGCCTTGATTGTGATGTCATAGTGGCGGAG GTCCGCTCCACTAGTCATAAACCAGATGAGATCTATGGAATGATCGAACGTTTGTCACCAGGGACACGAAAGATTGAATTGTTTGGCAGACCACACAATGTGCAGCCTAATTG gatAACTCTTGGTAATCAGCTGGATGGTATTCACCTTTTAGACCCTGAAGTAGTTGCACGTTTTAAGAAGCGCTACCCTGACGGAGTCATCTCTAAACCTAAAAACATGTGA
- the epoa gene encoding erythropoietin — protein sequence MFYSSGLFALLLMVLEWTHPGLSSPLRPICDLRVLDHFIKEAWDAEAAMKACKDDCSIATNLTVPLTRVDFDVWEAMNVEQQAQEVQSGLQVLNQAISSLQASNQTDVLHFHIDASIRNIASIRQVLRSLSIPEFVPPTSDEEDQETQKVYSISELFQVHINFLRGKVRLLLANAPVCHQGVS from the exons GACTCTTTGCCTTACTGCTGATGGTGCTGGAGTGGACCCATCCCGGCCTGTCCTCCCCATTACGCCCCATCTGCGACCTGCGCGTCCTCGACCATTTCATCAAGGAGGCCTGGGATGCAGAGGCTGCCATG AAAGCTTGTAAGGATGACTGCAGCATTGCAACAAACCTCACTGTTCCTCTGACCAgagttgattttgatgtgtgggAAGCAATGAAT GTAGAGCAGCAAGCTCAGGAGGTCCAGTCAGGCTTGCAGGTGCTGAACCAGGCCATCAGCTCATTACAGGCATCTAATCAGACTGATGTGCTACACTTCCACATAGATGCGAGTATTAGAAACATTGCCAGCATCAGACAGGTTCTGCGAAGTCTCAGCATACCG GAATTTGTGCCTCCAACTAGTGATGAAGAAGACCAGGAGACACAGAAAGTATATTCAATCTCAGAGCTGTTTCAGGTCCACAtcaacttcctgcggggaaaAGTGCGTCTTCTGCTCGCCAATGCACCTGTCTGCCATCAAGGTGTCAGCTGA
- the mettl3 gene encoding N6-adenosine-methyltransferase subunit METTL3 isoform X1 — MSDTWSHIQAHKKQLDSLRERLQRRRKDNTQLSIAEIGSGEGVSARSDSPGPALQSLPQLEVEQPPDPELERRLLGYLSDLNLSLPIDSLAITNQLSTSESPVSHACIQSLLLKFSAQELIEVRQPSITASSSSSSSTLVISVDHTKLWAMIGSAAQPQRTAVKRKGDDIHQKRAPGSSPLLQAPSSPPKRSSVSLASASNLQLTGSSGGGGGAVEKKGRGNKVQASHLDMEIESLLSQQSTKEQQSKKVSQEILELLNTSSAKEQSIVEKFRSRGRAQVQEFCDYGTKEECVQSGETPQPCTKLHFRRIINKHTDESLGDCSFLNTCFHMDTCKYVHYEIDSPPEAEGDPLGPQAGATELGLHSTVGDSNVGKLFPSQWICCDIRYLDVSILGKFAVVMADPPWDIHMELPYGTLTDDEMRKLNIPILQDDGFLFLWVTGRAMELGRECLSLWGYERVDEIIWVKTNQLQRIIRTGRTGHWLNHGKEHCLVGVKGNPQGFNRGLDCDVIVAEVRSTSHKPDEIYGMIERLSPGTRKIELFGRPHNVQPNWITLGNQLDGIHLLDPEVVARFKKRYPDGVISKPKNM, encoded by the exons ATGTCGGACACATGGAGTCACATCCAAGCGCACAAAAAGCAGCTGGACTCACTGCGAGAGAGGCTGCAGAGGAGAAGAAAAGACAACACTCAACTGAGCATTG CAGAGATTGGAAGTGGTGAGGGAGTATCTGCAAGGAGCGACAGCCCAGGACCGGCCCTCCAGAGTCTGCCACAGCTGGAAGTTGAGCAGCCTCCAGACCCAGAACTAGAGAGACGGCTGCTGGGATACCTGTCTGACTTGAATCTTTCTTTGCCAATCGATTCCCTTGCTATCACCAACCAGCTAAGCACA TCTGAATCTCCAGTTTCCCATGCCTGCATCCAAAGTCTCCTACTCAAATTTTCTGCTCAAGAGCTTATTGAGGTTCGGCAGCCTTCCATCACtgcctcttcatcctcctcctcctctaccCTCGTTATATCTGTCGATCACACCAAACTATGGGCTATGATAGGGAGTGCAGCCCAGCCACAGAGAACTGCCGTCAAAAGAAAAGGAGATGACATTCATCAAAAAAGAGCTCCAGGCTCCTCCCCTTTGCTTCAAGCACCATCTTCTCCTCCCAAGAGATCGTCTGTCTCGCTGGCATCTGCCTCCAACCTGCAGCTTACCGGATCATCTGGGGGTGGAGGGGGTGCTGTTGAGAAAAAGGGGCGGGGCAATAAGGTCCAAGCATCTCACCTGGACATGGAGATTGAGAGTCTACTGAGCCAGCAGTCCACCAAGGAACAGCAAAGCAAAAAG GTGAGCCAAGAGATCCTAGAGCTGTTGAACACTAGTTCAGCGAAGGAGCAGTCGATTGTGGAGAAGTTCCGCTCGCGAGGCAGAGCTCAAGTGCAGGAGTTCTGCGATTATGGGACCAAAGAGGAGTGTGTGCAATCTGGGGAAACACCTCAGCCCTGCACCAAGCTGCACTTCAG GCGCATCATTAATAAACACACAGATGAGAGCTTGGGCGACTGCTCCTTTCTGAACACCTGTTTCCACATGGACACTTGTAAATATGTGCACTATGAGATTGACAGCCCTCCTGAAGCAGAGGGTGACCCCTTGGGGCCACAAGCAGGTGCCACTGAGCTTGGACTGCACTCCACTGTAGGAGATAGCAACGTGGGCAAGCTGTTTCCTTCACAG TGGATTTGCTGTGATATCCGTTATCTGGATGTGTCCATCCTGGGGAAGTTTGCAGTGGTGATGGCCGACCCACCGTGGGACATCCACATGGAGCTTCCCTATGGAACGCTCACAGACGACGAGATGAGGAAACTCAACATTCCTATATTGCAGGATGACGGTTTCCTCTTCCTCTGGGTGACAGGAAG AGCTATGGAGCTGGGTCGAGAGTGTCTGAGTTTATGGGG cTATGAGCGTGTAGATGAGATTATCTGGGTAAAGACCAACCAGCTCCAGCGAATAATTCGCACTGGAAGGACTGGACACTGGCTGAATCATGGCAAAGAGCATTGCTTg GTGGGTGTAAAAGGAAACCCACAAGGTTTTAACAGAGGCCTTGATTGTGATGTCATAGTGGCGGAG GTCCGCTCCACTAGTCATAAACCAGATGAGATCTATGGAATGATCGAACGTTTGTCACCAGGGACACGAAAGATTGAATTGTTTGGCAGACCACACAATGTGCAGCCTAATTG gatAACTCTTGGTAATCAGCTGGATGGTATTCACCTTTTAGACCCTGAAGTAGTTGCACGTTTTAAGAAGCGCTACCCTGACGGAGTCATCTCTAAACCTAAAAACATGTGA
- the pop7 gene encoding ribonuclease P protein subunit p20, with protein sequence MAEPRSPVCASVPHTPMVLPTPEGSTLEMDPMEYTLRKRLPRKLPKRRNDVYVNMKTDFKAQLARCQKLLDTHREICIHGLGLAINRAINIALQLQTSSQGALQLAANTSTVELIDDLEPEDPDEAGEPLTRTRNNSAIHIKVFYPNP encoded by the coding sequence ATGGCTGAGCCACGAAGCCCGGTGTGTGCATCTGTACCCCACACTCCAATGGTGTTGCCCACCCCTGAGGGCTCCACTCTAGAAATGGACCCAATGGAGTACACCCTTCGTAAGCGCCTGCCTCGCAAACTGCCCAAACGGCGAAATGATGTTTATGTCAATATGAAAACAGACTTCAAGGCCCAGCTGGCGAGGTGTCAGAAGCTTCTGGATACTCACAGGGAAATCTGCATCCACGGTCTGGGACTGGCTATTAACCGGGCCATTAACATCGCCCTGCAGCTGCAGACGTCCAGCCAGGGTGCGCTGCAACTGGCGGCCAACACATCCACCGTAGAACTGATTGACGATCTGGAGCCCGAGGATCCAGATGAGGCTGGAGAGCCGCTTACACGCACCCGCAATAACTCGGCCATCCATATCAAGGTGTTTTATCCTAATCCGTAA